Proteins encoded by one window of Deinococcus aerophilus:
- a CDS encoding SDR family NAD(P)-dependent oxidoreductase encodes MNTLILGATGGIGAATARALAASGDGTLTLSGRDEGKLQALVGELGAAFKVADLGYESHVRALFDGLGSLDTLVYAAGMALPEPLKDADPRHVRAVWNANYFGALWVLKYGLGRMAPGGRLYVLGARPELVTARGFSQYAASKAALARAAEVARLEARGVGITLVLPPAVDTALWTQVGRVPRGAISAEEVARAIAQDRAGPGEPELRVQG; translated from the coding sequence ATGAACACCCTGATTCTGGGAGCGACCGGTGGCATCGGCGCGGCTACAGCGCGCGCCCTGGCTGCCAGCGGAGACGGAACGCTGACCCTGAGTGGACGCGACGAGGGCAAACTGCAGGCCCTGGTCGGGGAACTCGGGGCGGCCTTCAAGGTGGCGGACCTGGGCTATGAAAGCCACGTCCGGGCCCTGTTTGACGGTCTGGGCAGCCTCGATACGCTGGTGTACGCCGCGGGCATGGCATTGCCCGAGCCCCTGAAGGATGCCGACCCGAGGCATGTCCGGGCCGTCTGGAATGCCAATTACTTCGGGGCGTTGTGGGTGCTCAAGTACGGACTGGGCCGCATGGCGCCGGGGGGCCGACTCTATGTGCTGGGGGCGCGGCCCGAACTCGTCACGGCGCGCGGGTTCTCGCAGTACGCCGCGAGCAAGGCCGCGCTGGCCCGCGCCGCCGAAGTCGCCCGGTTGGAGGCGCGGGGCGTAGGCATCACCCTGGTGTTGCCGCCCGCCGTGGACACGGCTCTGTGGACGCAGGTGGGCCGGGTCCCCCGGGGCGCCATTTCAGCCGAGGAAGTGGCGCGCGCCATCGCGCAGGACCGGGCCGGACCGGGCGAGCCGGAACTCAGGGTGCAGGGCTGA
- a CDS encoding 5-formyltetrahydrofolate cyclo-ligase produces MCARPPLQMPKSKWRDWARGQRDALPDLSEQVSAHLRVFLRSRGVRRVLAYRALSGEIDVSALAQDFELLAPRARFRPSPRLTLHPWASATELSRFGALQPPADAREVPLSGVDAVLLPGLAFDPQGRRLGYGGGFYDRLLPGYGGLSVGVIQAALVVPRLPAEAHDCPVEWLATETGVSRTLSPAP; encoded by the coding sequence ATGTGTGCCCGGCCCCCCCTCCAGATGCCCAAGAGCAAGTGGCGGGACTGGGCCCGCGGGCAACGGGACGCCCTGCCCGACCTCTCAGAGCAGGTGAGCGCCCACCTGCGCGTCTTTCTGCGGAGCCGGGGGGTGCGGCGGGTGCTTGCCTACCGCGCCCTGTCCGGCGAGATCGATGTCTCGGCGCTGGCCCAGGACTTCGAACTGCTTGCTCCCCGCGCCCGCTTCCGGCCCAGCCCGCGCCTGACGCTGCACCCCTGGGCCAGCGCTACAGAACTCAGCCGGTTTGGGGCCCTGCAACCGCCCGCCGACGCGCGGGAGGTCCCGCTGAGCGGCGTGGACGCCGTGCTGCTGCCGGGGCTGGCCTTCGACCCCCAGGGCCGGCGGCTGGGCTACGGCGGTGGATTCTATGACCGCCTGCTGCCCGGTTACGGCGGGCTGAGCGTGGGCGTGATCCAGGCGGCGCTGGTCGTGCCCCGGCTGCCCGCCGAGGCGCATGACTGCCCGGTGGAGTGGCTGGCCACCGAAACAGGGGTTTCGCGGACGCTCAGCCCTGCACCCTGA
- the hisIE gene encoding bifunctional phosphoribosyl-AMP cyclohydrolase/phosphoribosyl-ATP diphosphatase HisIE: MTPDPDALKFGPDGLIPVVTQDARTGAVLMQAYADRAALKRTLATREATYYSRSRGEQWVKGATSGNTQRVVEVQLDCDGDSVLYRVEQSGPACHTGEYSCFHTPLLTAQDTGPAGLDGTLERVYATISERLATLPENSYVARLHAGGLDRVLKKISEESGEVLLAAKNGDRAELATEVADLLFHTLFAMAEVGVSPGEVAAVLQAREGKSGLKGPKEAG; this comes from the coding sequence ATGACCCCCGACCCCGATGCCCTGAAGTTCGGCCCCGACGGCCTGATCCCGGTGGTCACACAGGACGCCCGCACCGGCGCAGTGCTGATGCAGGCGTATGCCGACCGCGCGGCGCTGAAGCGCACGCTCGCCACCCGGGAAGCCACCTACTACAGCCGGTCGCGCGGAGAGCAGTGGGTCAAGGGCGCGACCAGCGGGAACACCCAGCGGGTGGTGGAGGTGCAGCTGGACTGCGACGGCGACAGCGTGCTGTACCGGGTGGAGCAGTCCGGTCCGGCGTGCCATACCGGCGAGTATTCCTGTTTTCACACCCCGCTGCTGACCGCGCAAGACACTGGCCCTGCCGGGCTCGACGGCACGCTGGAGCGGGTGTACGCCACCATCAGCGAGCGCCTCGCCACGCTGCCCGAGAACAGCTACGTGGCCCGCCTGCACGCGGGCGGCCTGGACCGGGTGCTGAAGAAGATCAGCGAGGAAAGCGGCGAGGTCCTGCTCGCCGCCAAGAATGGCGACCGTGCCGAACTCGCGACCGAGGTCGCCGACCTGCTGTTCCACACCCTGTTCGCCATGGCCGAGGTGGGGGTCTCGCCCGGCGAGGTGGCGGCCGTCCTGCAGGCCCGCGAGGGCAAAAGCGGACTGAAGGGTCCTAAAGAAGCGGGCTGA
- the hisF gene encoding imidazole glycerol phosphate synthase subunit HisF has product MLTKRIIPCLDVQNGRVVKNVRFFEDHRDAGDPLVLAQAYEAQQADELVFYDITATHEGRGLMLDVAARVAEQVMMPLTVGGGVNALSDFRQLLLAGADKISVNSGALTRPELIREASDHHGAQCVMLSIDAKRRADGSGWNVYRAGGRVDTGLDLLEWAVRGQGLGAGEICLNIMDADGTRAGFDLEATRAVAQAVDLPVIASGGAGQLSDFHDVLRGDAHGGQADAALAASVFHFGELTVPQVKAYLHGRGVAVRPEWEDA; this is encoded by the coding sequence ATGCTGACCAAACGCATCATTCCGTGCCTGGACGTGCAAAACGGCCGGGTGGTCAAGAACGTCCGGTTCTTCGAGGACCACCGCGACGCGGGCGATCCGCTGGTGCTCGCCCAGGCCTACGAGGCGCAGCAGGCCGATGAACTGGTCTTCTACGACATCACCGCCACCCACGAGGGCCGCGGCCTGATGCTGGACGTGGCCGCGCGGGTGGCTGAGCAGGTCATGATGCCGCTGACGGTGGGCGGCGGAGTCAATGCGCTGTCGGACTTCCGGCAGTTGCTGCTCGCCGGGGCCGACAAGATCAGCGTGAACAGCGGCGCCCTGACCCGCCCGGAACTCATCCGCGAGGCGAGCGACCACCACGGCGCACAGTGCGTGATGCTGTCCATCGACGCCAAGCGCCGCGCGGACGGCAGCGGCTGGAACGTGTACCGCGCCGGCGGGCGGGTGGACACCGGGCTGGACCTGCTGGAGTGGGCGGTGCGCGGCCAGGGTCTGGGAGCCGGCGAGATCTGCCTGAACATCATGGACGCCGACGGCACGCGGGCCGGCTTTGACCTGGAAGCCACCCGCGCGGTCGCCCAGGCCGTGGACCTGCCTGTGATCGCCTCGGGCGGAGCGGGCCAGCTCTCGGATTTTCATGACGTGCTGCGCGGCGACGCGCACGGTGGGCAGGCCGACGCCGCGCTGGCCGCCAGCGTCTTTCACTTCGGCGAGCTGACCGTGCCGCAGGTCAAGGCCTATCTGCACGGGCGCGGCGTCGCGGTACGCCCCGAGTGGGAGGACGCATGA
- a CDS encoding response regulator — MSIHRILLVDDNPNDLELALSAIAGERVGSSRPEVMIAGGGQAAIGLLQAALRGGQPLPDVILLDLKMPQMDGLAVLDAIRAEEALRNIPVVVLTTSGEDRDIRDAYAHGASAYVIKPLDFMQFSEAMRTIQAFWTHLNRHPGLNN, encoded by the coding sequence GTGAGCATTCACCGCATCCTGCTCGTCGACGACAATCCGAATGACCTGGAGCTGGCCCTGAGCGCCATTGCCGGCGAGCGGGTCGGGTCCTCGCGTCCTGAAGTGATGATCGCGGGCGGCGGGCAGGCGGCCATCGGGCTGCTGCAGGCGGCGCTGCGGGGCGGGCAACCGCTGCCGGACGTGATTCTGCTCGACCTCAAGATGCCGCAGATGGACGGGCTGGCGGTGCTGGATGCCATCCGCGCCGAGGAGGCCCTGCGCAACATTCCGGTGGTGGTGCTGACCACCAGCGGCGAGGACCGCGACATCCGCGACGCCTACGCGCACGGCGCGAGCGCCTACGTGATCAAGCCGCTGGATTTCATGCAGTTCAGCGAGGCGATGCGGACCATTCAGGCGTTCTGGACCCACCTGAACCGCCATCCCGGCCTGAACAACTGA
- a CDS encoding DUF72 domain-containing protein — translation MRVYLGCGGYSNDDWTAPGLIYEGVKKDGYLDTYARHFDAVELNSSFYAIPGLKAFEGMARKSAGRTRFAVKLNRAFTHDRAPTDADYDRMLQSPEPLRDAGLMGPYLAQFPFSFHRTAENRRYLLGLAERFAGHELAVELRHASWDRPEVREGMGDFGLIWVSPDYPPVGGMPEPQVHVTGDVGYLRLHGRNEGSWWEGKSAAERHDYLYNRAEMDEWAEKIALVNDDLSELYIFFQNTTRGHALKNIPMLREALNARGVPVQTPDPGDDGRLL, via the coding sequence ATGCGTGTGTATCTGGGCTGCGGCGGCTATAGCAACGACGACTGGACGGCCCCGGGGCTGATCTACGAGGGCGTGAAGAAGGACGGCTACCTGGACACCTACGCCCGGCACTTTGACGCCGTGGAGTTGAACAGTTCCTTCTACGCCATTCCCGGCCTCAAGGCCTTCGAGGGAATGGCGCGCAAATCCGCCGGGCGCACCCGTTTTGCCGTCAAGCTCAACCGGGCCTTTACCCATGACCGCGCCCCCACCGACGCCGACTACGACCGCATGCTCCAGAGTCCGGAGCCGCTGCGCGACGCGGGCCTGATGGGTCCGTATCTGGCGCAGTTTCCGTTCTCGTTTCACCGCACTGCCGAGAACCGCCGCTACCTGCTGGGGCTGGCCGAACGTTTCGCCGGACACGAGCTGGCCGTGGAACTGCGCCACGCCAGCTGGGACCGGCCCGAGGTGCGCGAGGGCATGGGCGATTTCGGCCTGATCTGGGTCAGCCCGGATTATCCGCCGGTGGGCGGCATGCCCGAACCTCAGGTTCACGTGACCGGTGACGTGGGCTACCTGCGGCTGCACGGCCGCAACGAGGGCAGCTGGTGGGAGGGCAAGAGCGCCGCCGAGCGGCACGACTACCTGTATAACCGCGCCGAGATGGACGAATGGGCCGAGAAGATCGCGCTGGTCAACGATGACCTGAGCGAGCTGTACATATTTTTTCAGAACACGACCCGCGGCCACGCCCTGAAGAACATTCCCATGCTGCGCGAGGCCCTCAACGCACGCGGCGTGCCGGTGCAGACGCCCGATCCCGGCGACGACGGGCGCCTGCTGTAG
- a CDS encoding uroporphyrinogen-III synthase — translation MTEPAVQASGFTARAGRRPSPLTLSAVARPATGVLGGLHVLSLESRRAGEMAALIGRWGGVPVLAPSMREQKLDLTRSLDDFERSLATGDLHTLVCMTGVGTRVFLRALAARDPRHLDTLRGMPLVTCGSQAQQAAQELGLSGTHLAQPLGWHDVQAHLLGSLQRGQHAAVLEYGEAMPAPLVRELSFAGLRLSGVPVYRCAFPHDAGPLDAAVRHCVLGGPEVLLLSSGTQALHFLKYAERLGLLAHARDALNRLVTVSIGPACSEAARDLGLRIDLEADPHKMDRLVQLAAEEAPGLLRQRRLLKTG, via the coding sequence ATGACCGAACCCGCAGTCCAGGCCTCAGGCTTTACCGCCCGGGCAGGCCGTCGCCCCAGCCCACTCACCCTGTCCGCCGTTGCCCGTCCTGCCACAGGTGTTCTGGGCGGCCTGCACGTCCTGAGTCTGGAATCCCGCCGCGCCGGGGAGATGGCGGCGCTGATCGGGCGCTGGGGCGGCGTCCCCGTCCTGGCCCCCAGCATGCGCGAACAGAAACTCGATCTGACCCGTTCCCTCGACGACTTCGAACGCTCGCTGGCGACCGGGGACCTGCACACCCTCGTGTGCATGACCGGCGTGGGCACCCGCGTGTTCCTGCGTGCGCTGGCCGCCCGCGACCCCCGGCATCTGGACACGCTGCGGGGGATGCCGCTCGTGACCTGCGGTTCCCAGGCACAGCAGGCCGCGCAGGAACTGGGCCTGAGCGGAACCCACCTGGCCCAGCCGCTCGGCTGGCACGACGTGCAGGCCCACCTGCTCGGCAGCCTGCAGCGCGGGCAACACGCCGCCGTGCTGGAATACGGCGAGGCCATGCCCGCCCCGCTGGTCCGCGAGCTGAGCTTTGCGGGCCTGCGGCTGAGCGGGGTTCCGGTGTACCGCTGCGCCTTCCCGCACGACGCCGGCCCCCTGGACGCGGCGGTGCGCCACTGCGTGCTCGGCGGTCCCGAGGTGCTGCTGCTCTCCAGCGGCACCCAGGCGCTGCATTTCCTGAAGTACGCCGAACGCCTGGGCCTGCTGGCGCACGCCCGCGACGCCCTGAACCGGCTGGTCACCGTCAGCATCGGGCCGGCGTGCAGCGAGGCCGCCCGCGATCTGGGCCTGCGCATTGACCTGGAGGCCGATCCTCACAAGATGGACCGCCTGGTTCAGCTGGCCGCCGAGGAGGCCCCCGGGCTGCTCCGGCAGCGGCGGCTGTTGAAAACCGGGTAG
- a CDS encoding dihydroorotase, whose amino-acid sequence MTLTITNIKRPGSDRTESVTFEHGLIKGWNLPQEGEVLDGHGGTLAPAFTELHAHLREPGQTEKEDLASGLAAAAAGGYGTVVCMPNTAPVIDEPATVRALREKADGLGFARLRPAAALTRGQHGEALAELSYLKDAGAAMFTDDGRTNENARVLRLGLEYAGSLGMVVSVHAEDASLRADGVMNEGPVSEALGLPGNPAAAEAARVARDLEILAGLQAQGSAARLHIQHLSTARALDLVRGAKARGLNVTCEVCPHHLTLTDEALRGFDAVYKVAPPLRTQADADALLQGLKDGTVDCLATDHAPHTRAEKERNLLDAPSGIAYIELAFPLMYTRFGAELGLEKLLDLMTAAPARVMGWPAPSLDAGAPADVVVLDLDTEREANPAEFKSKARFTPWAGETLRGWPVLTLVGGQVAYQRG is encoded by the coding sequence ATGACCCTGACCATCACCAACATCAAACGCCCCGGTTCCGACCGGACCGAATCCGTCACCTTTGAGCATGGACTTATCAAGGGGTGGAACCTGCCGCAGGAGGGCGAGGTCCTGGACGGCCACGGCGGCACCCTGGCCCCCGCCTTCACCGAACTGCACGCCCACCTGCGCGAGCCGGGACAGACCGAGAAGGAGGACCTGGCCTCGGGCCTCGCGGCGGCGGCGGCGGGCGGTTACGGCACGGTGGTGTGCATGCCGAACACCGCGCCCGTGATCGACGAGCCGGCCACCGTGCGCGCCCTGAGAGAGAAGGCCGACGGACTGGGCTTCGCGCGCCTGCGTCCGGCGGCGGCGCTGACCCGGGGACAGCACGGCGAGGCGCTGGCCGAGCTGAGCTACCTGAAAGACGCCGGGGCCGCCATGTTCACCGACGACGGGCGCACCAACGAGAACGCGCGGGTGCTGCGTCTGGGACTGGAATATGCCGGAAGCCTGGGCATGGTGGTCAGTGTGCACGCCGAGGACGCCTCGCTGCGCGCCGACGGCGTGATGAACGAGGGGCCCGTGTCCGAGGCCCTGGGGCTGCCCGGCAACCCTGCGGCGGCGGAAGCGGCGCGCGTGGCCCGCGACCTGGAGATTCTGGCCGGGCTGCAGGCCCAGGGATCGGCGGCCCGGCTGCACATCCAGCACCTGTCCACCGCCCGCGCGCTGGACCTCGTGCGCGGAGCCAAGGCCCGAGGCCTGAACGTGACCTGCGAGGTCTGCCCCCACCACCTCACGCTGACCGATGAAGCGCTGCGCGGCTTCGACGCCGTCTACAAGGTGGCTCCTCCCCTGCGCACCCAGGCCGACGCCGACGCGCTGCTGCAGGGCCTGAAGGACGGCACGGTGGACTGCCTCGCCACCGACCACGCCCCCCACACCCGCGCCGAGAAGGAGCGGAACCTGCTGGACGCTCCCAGCGGCATCGCGTACATCGAGCTGGCGTTTCCGCTGATGTACACCCGCTTCGGAGCCGAGCTGGGGCTGGAGAAGCTGCTGGACCTGATGACGGCCGCCCCCGCCCGCGTGATGGGCTGGCCTGCACCGTCGCTGGACGCTGGAGCACCCGCCGACGTGGTGGTTCTGGATCTGGACACCGAGCGTGAGGCCAACCCCGCCGAATTCAAATCCAAGGCCAGGTTCACGCCCTGGGCCGGCGAAACGCTGCGCGGCTGGCCCGTGCTCACGCTGGTCGGCGGGCAGGTGGCCTACCAGCGCGGCTGA
- a CDS encoding aspartate carbamoyltransferase catalytic subunit, with translation MSTVSAPTRPRHLLDFQDWSPERLTALLDNADTMLQVLDRPVKKVPALQGLTVCTAFFENSTRTRTSFELAARRMSADVLTFAAGSSSVSKGESLRDTVEVLTAYKVDAYIVRHHAAGAAHLVARYSGKPVINAGDGRRAHPTQALLDAYTVRQEYGSLEGKKVAIIGDIRHSRVARSNAELLPKLGAEVVLCGPATLLPADLAALPGVTLTSDPRAAVRGAHAVMALRLQKERMGGGFLASLPEYADTYQVNEALMQHAESGAIVLHPGPMNRDLEISSEAADGPRSRILRQVENGQAVRMSVLYHLLVGRA, from the coding sequence ATGAGCACTGTCTCCGCCCCCACCCGTCCCCGGCACCTGCTCGACTTTCAGGACTGGTCGCCCGAGCGCCTGACGGCCCTGCTGGACAACGCCGACACCATGCTGCAGGTGCTTGACCGTCCGGTGAAGAAGGTACCTGCGCTGCAGGGACTGACCGTCTGCACGGCATTCTTCGAGAATTCCACCCGCACCCGCACCTCCTTTGAGCTGGCCGCCCGCCGCATGAGCGCCGACGTACTGACCTTCGCCGCCGGCAGCAGCAGCGTGAGCAAGGGCGAGTCCCTGCGCGACACCGTGGAGGTCCTGACCGCCTACAAGGTCGACGCCTACATCGTGCGCCACCACGCGGCCGGGGCCGCGCATCTGGTCGCGCGCTACAGCGGAAAACCCGTCATCAATGCCGGCGACGGCCGCCGCGCCCACCCCACCCAGGCGCTGCTCGATGCCTACACCGTGCGCCAGGAGTACGGCAGCCTGGAAGGCAAGAAGGTCGCCATCATCGGAGACATCCGTCACTCCCGGGTGGCGCGCAGCAATGCGGAGTTGCTGCCCAAACTGGGGGCCGAGGTGGTGCTGTGCGGCCCCGCGACCCTGCTGCCCGCCGACCTGGCCGCGCTGCCCGGCGTGACGCTGACCAGCGATCCCCGGGCGGCGGTGCGCGGCGCACACGCGGTCATGGCCCTGCGCCTGCAGAAGGAACGCATGGGCGGGGGGTTCCTGGCCAGCCTCCCGGAATACGCCGATACGTATCAGGTCAACGAGGCCCTGATGCAGCACGCCGAGAGCGGCGCCATCGTGCTGCACCCCGGCCCCATGAACCGCGATCTGGAAATCAGCAGTGAGGCCGCCGACGGCCCGCGCAGCCGGATTCTGCGGCAGGTCGAGAACGGACAGGCCGTCCGCATGAGCGTGCTGTACCACCTGCTGGTGGGGCGGGCATAG
- the pyrR gene encoding bifunctional pyr operon transcriptional regulator/uracil phosphoribosyltransferase PyrR, translating into MSGPKATILTNDETRRALTRIAHEIIERNKGAEQLALIGIHTRGIPLALRLAAKLAELEGVDVPTGRLDITLYRDDLTEVAHQPIIRDTQVPFDISQRRVILVDDVLYTGRTVRAALDALIDLGRPAGIQLAVLVDRGHRELPIRADYVGKNLPTARGELVKVRLHETDGVDSVELWDLEDVK; encoded by the coding sequence ATGAGCGGTCCCAAGGCCACCATCCTCACCAACGACGAGACCCGGCGCGCCCTGACCCGCATCGCCCACGAGATCATCGAGCGCAACAAGGGGGCCGAGCAACTGGCCCTGATCGGCATTCATACGCGCGGCATTCCGCTGGCGCTGCGGCTGGCGGCCAAGCTGGCCGAGCTCGAAGGCGTGGACGTTCCCACCGGACGGCTGGACATCACGCTGTACCGCGACGACCTGACCGAGGTGGCGCACCAGCCGATCATCCGCGACACGCAGGTGCCGTTTGACATCTCGCAGCGCCGGGTGATTCTGGTGGACGACGTGCTGTACACCGGCCGCACCGTGCGGGCCGCGCTGGACGCCCTGATTGACCTGGGCCGCCCCGCCGGTATTCAGCTGGCCGTGCTCGTGGACCGGGGTCACCGCGAGCTGCCCATCCGCGCCGACTACGTGGGCAAGAACCTGCCCACCGCACGGGGCGAACTCGTCAAGGTGCGCCTGCACGAAACCGACGGCGTGGACAGCGTGGAACTGTGGGACCTGGAGGACGTGAAATGA
- a CDS encoding Hsp20/alpha crystallin family protein: protein MMRFDPFRDIEELTQRMDRAFGQGNGTARLSPPVDVHEDESGLELTLDLPGVQPQDIQIEAESQTLTVQAERKYDRSEGRTAHRVERAYGTLIRTFSVPPKYDLGKVEANFDHGTLTLRVPRSEAAQKRSISVRSGGQDTGSRTLDAGKSSGTQDSKDKDGKKVNQ, encoded by the coding sequence ATGATGCGATTTGATCCTTTTCGTGACATTGAAGAGCTGACCCAGCGCATGGACCGGGCCTTCGGCCAGGGCAACGGCACGGCCCGCCTGTCGCCCCCGGTGGACGTCCACGAGGACGAGTCGGGGCTGGAGCTGACGCTGGACCTGCCCGGCGTACAGCCACAGGACATCCAGATCGAGGCCGAGAGCCAGACCCTGACGGTGCAGGCCGAGCGCAAATATGACCGCTCCGAGGGCCGCACCGCCCACCGCGTGGAGCGGGCCTACGGCACCCTGATCCGGACCTTCAGCGTGCCTCCCAAGTACGATCTGGGCAAGGTGGAGGCCAACTTTGACCACGGCACCCTGACCCTGCGCGTGCCGCGCAGCGAGGCGGCCCAGAAGCGCAGCATCTCGGTCCGCAGCGGCGGTCAGGACACCGGCTCCAGAACCCTGGACGCGGGCAAGTCGTCCGGGACCCAGGACAGCAAGGACAAGGACGGCAAGAAGGTCAACCAGTAA